One window of the Prochlorococcus marinus CUG1438 genome contains the following:
- a CDS encoding methionine--tRNA ligase: protein MSFIITTPLYYVNDKPHLGSVYTTIICDSIARYKRLIGEDVIFITGVDEHGLKIQRTAYEKGIEPKAHCDEISEIFNTNWKNWDISFDRFIRTSSKNHELVVNEFYERVKASDDIYMGVQKGWYCVGCEEFKDNPENSSSYKCPIHQKNLEWKNEENLFFRLSKYQKEIEKIINEPSFIEPIERRNEIINFVSRGLKDFSISRTNVSWGIPVPGHDNHTFYVWFDALLGYVSAISSDATDHSLEKSINGGWPADIHLIGKDILRFHAVYWPAMLISAGMSVPKKVLGHGFLTREGQKMGKSIGNVLDPDLLISKYGNDPVRWYLIKDISLGNDGDFQDKRFVDIINNDLANTIGNLLNRTLSMSRKWFDNKVPHNKKISSENNLENFAKDTVDNYINKFDTYKLDQAANEVLNFAIKTNLYLNDNQPWLLVKQEDNLPFVEEIIYNVLESTRIIGLLLQPLLPELSSKINEQLGTTYKKEVPWEQQLKWGLLISNSNLPKPTPIINKLEYE from the coding sequence ATGAGTTTTATCATTACTACCCCTTTATATTATGTAAATGATAAACCTCATTTAGGAAGTGTATACACAACAATAATTTGTGACTCGATAGCTAGGTATAAAAGGCTCATAGGTGAAGATGTTATTTTCATCACAGGTGTTGATGAACATGGTTTAAAAATACAAAGAACGGCATATGAAAAGGGTATTGAGCCAAAAGCGCATTGCGATGAAATCTCAGAAATTTTTAATACTAATTGGAAAAATTGGGATATATCTTTCGATAGATTTATAAGGACATCTTCAAAAAATCATGAGTTAGTTGTTAATGAATTTTATGAAAGAGTAAAAGCATCTGATGATATCTATATGGGAGTGCAAAAAGGTTGGTATTGTGTCGGTTGTGAAGAATTTAAAGATAATCCAGAAAACTCATCATCATACAAGTGTCCCATACATCAAAAAAATCTAGAATGGAAAAATGAAGAGAATCTATTTTTTAGACTTTCGAAATATCAAAAAGAAATTGAGAAGATAATCAACGAACCATCTTTTATAGAACCTATAGAAAGAAGGAATGAAATTATAAATTTTGTTTCTAGAGGTTTAAAGGATTTTTCAATTTCAAGAACAAATGTCTCATGGGGAATACCTGTTCCTGGCCACGACAATCACACCTTCTACGTATGGTTTGATGCTTTACTTGGATATGTTAGTGCTATTAGTTCTGATGCAACAGATCATTCATTGGAAAAATCAATTAATGGAGGATGGCCAGCAGATATTCATTTAATAGGTAAAGATATACTAAGGTTTCATGCCGTCTACTGGCCTGCGATGCTCATTTCTGCAGGGATGAGTGTTCCTAAAAAAGTTTTAGGTCATGGATTTTTAACCAGAGAAGGACAAAAGATGGGTAAAAGCATAGGAAATGTACTTGACCCTGACCTTTTGATCTCTAAGTATGGAAATGATCCTGTAAGGTGGTATTTAATTAAAGATATATCACTAGGTAATGATGGAGATTTTCAAGACAAAAGATTTGTTGACATTATCAATAATGATCTAGCTAATACAATCGGTAATTTACTAAATAGAACATTATCTATGTCCAGAAAATGGTTTGATAATAAAGTTCCACATAATAAAAAAATATCAAGTGAAAATAATTTAGAAAATTTTGCTAAAGATACAGTTGATAACTATATTAATAAATTTGATACCTACAAATTAGATCAAGCAGCAAATGAAGTTCTCAACTTTGCAATTAAAACAAATTTGTATTTAAACGATAATCAACCATGGTTGTTAGTAAAACAGGAAGATAATTTGCCTTTTGTTGAAGAAATCATTTACAACGTATTAGAGAGTACCCGAATAATAGGATTATTATTACAACCTTTATTACCGGAACTATCTTCAAAAATAAATGAACAACTTGGTACCACATATAAAAAGGAAGTACCTTGGGAACAACAACTAAAATGGGGGTTATTAATTAGTAATTCAAACTTACCTAAACCTACTCCAATAATTAATAAACTTGAGTATGAGTAA
- the lptC gene encoding LPS export ABC transporter periplasmic protein LptC, which produces MIGCTPSSFEENKIIQKIDSLDMNIFSKKGEKIYSITSPYSSYDKNELKFQLKKTTINIFSGEQTKYIISSDESTLSNNNKILKLTGNVKLKNFKGDEDFLYADNFIWNIEENNYLLEGNIRFENKSIILNSGKAILGSDNIIEFFKPVKYIIKDDNNENKYEINSENAYYNLNTESVRFKAKDKRVRSIIYF; this is translated from the coding sequence ATTATTGGATGTACACCTAGTTCATTTGAAGAAAATAAAATCATACAAAAAATAGATAGTTTAGATATGAATATTTTTTCTAAGAAAGGTGAAAAAATATATTCTATAACTAGTCCATATTCAAGCTACGATAAAAATGAATTAAAATTCCAATTAAAAAAAACTACAATAAATATTTTTAGCGGAGAACAAACAAAGTATATAATTAGTTCAGATGAATCTACATTGTCAAACAATAATAAAATTTTAAAATTAACAGGAAATGTAAAATTAAAAAATTTTAAGGGAGACGAAGATTTTTTATACGCAGATAATTTTATTTGGAATATAGAGGAGAATAACTATTTGTTAGAGGGAAATATAAGATTTGAGAATAAAAGTATTATCTTAAATTCAGGAAAAGCCATTTTGGGCTCTGATAACATAATCGAATTTTTCAAACCCGTAAAATATATAATTAAAGATGATAATAATGAGAATAAATATGAAATAAACTCAGAAAATGCTTATTACAATCTAAATACAGAATCCGTACGTTTTAAAGCAAAGGATAAAAGAGTACGATCAATAATTTATTTCTAA
- a CDS encoding cofactor assembly of complex C subunit B translates to MGFNGKSLILIGFTLFIFQIANFFSIESITPELERAQVIAAISSLIIILIGFLFKQFEPLAGEKAELKGENKFIFEKNIPDEVIDELAWGSETILTSTAAATILIHNNGVNILRRGITSSSEFKPGETCLRSVKDMKLISLANTKFYPGRDEFFDFCPNIPSVLVVPINSNAFILIGGWSSKCFTKSDEKWINNWSKKINNIFSKNNF, encoded by the coding sequence ATGGGCTTCAATGGAAAATCATTAATATTAATCGGATTCACACTCTTTATTTTTCAAATAGCAAATTTCTTCTCTATTGAGTCAATTACTCCCGAACTTGAACGAGCACAGGTAATTGCTGCAATATCTTCATTAATTATTATCTTAATAGGTTTCTTATTTAAACAATTTGAACCATTGGCTGGTGAGAAGGCTGAACTTAAGGGTGAAAATAAGTTTATCTTCGAAAAAAACATTCCTGACGAAGTTATTGATGAACTTGCATGGGGATCTGAAACTATATTAACTTCTACGGCAGCCGCTACAATATTAATTCACAATAATGGAGTAAATATACTAAGAAGAGGAATTACTTCAAGTAGTGAGTTTAAACCGGGAGAAACTTGTTTGAGGTCTGTAAAAGATATGAAATTAATATCATTAGCTAATACTAAATTTTATCCAGGTAGAGATGAGTTTTTTGATTTTTGTCCAAATATACCATCTGTTTTGGTTGTGCCAATAAATAGTAATGCATTTATTTTGATAGGAGGTTGGAGTTCAAAATGTTTTACTAAGTCTGATGAAAAATGGATAAATAATTGGTCAAAGAAAATTAATAATATTTTCTCAAAAAATAATTTTTAG
- a CDS encoding fusion glycoprotein F0: MKKYINKYLLSFLITGLIFIVIPTTTYASNINNINKLFVVAQQKTIINYEKSQPSSIDNPVVDPNFNVMRASDTESSTATYIVIGLLIAATIIPLATWWYFSK; encoded by the coding sequence ATGAAAAAATACATTAATAAATATCTTTTATCTTTTTTAATTACTGGATTAATATTTATCGTAATTCCCACAACTACATACGCATCAAATATCAATAACATAAACAAATTATTTGTCGTAGCACAACAAAAGACTATTATTAACTACGAAAAAAGTCAGCCCTCTTCTATTGATAACCCAGTAGTTGATCCGAATTTTAACGTCATGAGGGCCAGTGATACAGAAAGTTCTACCGCTACTTACATAGTTATTGGCTTATTAATCGCAGCTACAATAATACCCTTAGCAACATGGTGGTACTTCTCTAAATAA
- a CDS encoding bifunctional adenosylcobinamide kinase/adenosylcobinamide-phosphate guanylyltransferase has product MNTNGLNNRSKQSHIIFITGGTKSGKSEFAEYLAKEVKNMSYVALSKKNTEDKDWREKIKLHRKRRPNDWKLIETTDLLNTLRKEQDPLLIDSIGGFVMENINRDNSEWLRKMNLLINQLNKRKSLTFIVGEQVGWSLVSEYKIGNTYIERIGELQKKITKISKDNWLAINGRAIKIDEISLEIPT; this is encoded by the coding sequence ATGAATACCAATGGTTTGAATAATAGGAGTAAACAATCTCATATTATTTTTATTACTGGAGGAACAAAGAGCGGTAAGAGTGAATTTGCAGAATATTTAGCTAAGGAGGTTAAAAACATGTCATATGTTGCATTATCAAAAAAAAATACCGAAGATAAAGATTGGCGGGAAAAAATTAAATTACATAGAAAAAGAAGGCCAAATGATTGGAAATTAATAGAGACAACAGATTTATTGAATACACTTAGAAAAGAACAAGACCCTTTATTAATAGACTCAATTGGTGGATTTGTTATGGAAAATATTAACAGAGACAATAGTGAATGGTTAAGAAAGATGAACTTACTAATAAATCAATTAAATAAAAGAAAAAGTCTAACATTTATTGTTGGAGAACAAGTTGGTTGGAGTTTAGTCTCAGAATATAAGATTGGGAATACATACATTGAAAGAATAGGAGAGCTACAAAAGAAAATAACCAAAATATCAAAAGATAATTGGCTTGCAATCAACGGCAGAGCAATCAAAATAGATGAAATAAGTTTAGAAATACCTACTTAA
- a CDS encoding tRNA (cytidine(34)-2'-O)-methyltransferase, producing MEVALFEPRIPQNTGNIARTCAAFNISLNLIEPLGFKIEDKYLKRAGLDYWPLVEVNRYENYENFKKSKPTKRIISFSKKNGIYLNDFKFKVDDILLFGREDSGLPENIIDKSDALISIFMPNLNAESNKKKGVRSLNLSVACGIAVYEAHKQINFQNAN from the coding sequence TTGGAAGTTGCTCTTTTTGAACCTAGAATCCCTCAAAACACAGGCAACATCGCGAGAACATGTGCTGCTTTTAATATTTCTTTAAATCTAATAGAGCCCTTAGGTTTTAAAATTGAAGATAAATATTTAAAAAGAGCAGGTTTAGATTATTGGCCTCTAGTTGAAGTTAATAGATATGAAAATTATGAAAATTTTAAGAAGTCAAAACCAACAAAAAGAATAATTTCCTTTAGTAAAAAAAATGGAATATATTTGAACGATTTTAAATTTAAAGTAGATGACATTTTGCTATTTGGGAGAGAAGATTCAGGATTACCAGAAAACATTATTGATAAGAGCGATGCTTTGATATCAATATTCATGCCTAATCTAAATGCTGAATCCAATAAAAAGAAAGGAGTTCGGAGTTTAAATCTCTCTGTAGCATGTGGTATAGCAGTATATGAGGCACACAAACAAATAAATTTTCAAAATGCCAATTAA
- the clpS gene encoding ATP-dependent Clp protease adapter ClpS, translated as MYNSPSTVLESKKEKVKYPEARIIVLDDSFNTFQHVANCLLRIIPKMSEKKAWDLTIKVDKTGSAEVWRGNLEQAELYHEQLVCMGLTMAPIEKT; from the coding sequence ATGTACAATTCACCTAGTACGGTCTTAGAGTCAAAGAAGGAAAAAGTTAAATATCCAGAGGCACGGATAATAGTTCTTGATGATAGTTTTAATACATTTCAACACGTAGCAAATTGTCTTCTAAGAATTATCCCTAAAATGAGTGAAAAAAAGGCTTGGGATCTAACCATCAAAGTGGACAAAACAGGTTCAGCAGAAGTATGGAGGGGTAATCTTGAACAAGCAGAGTTATATCATGAACAACTAGTTTGCATGGGATTAACGATGGCTCCCATAGAAAAAACATAA
- a CDS encoding peroxiredoxin: MSLRVGQEAPDFSATAVYDQEFKEITLSGLKGKWVVLFFYPLDFTFVCPTEITAFSDRYQDFSSLNTEILGVSVDSKHCHLAWIQTPRNEGGIGDINYPLVSDLKREICQAYNVLNDDGEADRGLFLINPEGIVMHTTVNKAPVGRNVDETLRILQGYQYVAANPDEVCPANWTPGEKTMLEDPKGSKEYFSAL; encoded by the coding sequence ATGAGCTTAAGAGTTGGCCAAGAAGCACCAGATTTTAGTGCTACAGCAGTATATGATCAAGAGTTTAAGGAGATTACACTTTCAGGTCTAAAAGGTAAATGGGTTGTTTTATTCTTCTACCCATTAGACTTTACGTTTGTATGTCCTACTGAAATCACTGCATTTAGTGATAGATATCAAGATTTCTCATCACTAAATACAGAAATCCTTGGTGTATCAGTTGATAGTAAACACTGTCATTTAGCTTGGATACAGACTCCAAGAAATGAAGGTGGAATAGGTGATATTAATTATCCATTAGTATCTGACTTAAAAAGAGAAATTTGCCAGGCATACAATGTTCTTAACGATGATGGCGAGGCAGATAGAGGTTTATTCCTTATTAATCCTGAAGGAATAGTTATGCACACGACTGTGAACAAAGCTCCTGTTGGCAGAAATGTTGATGAAACACTTAGAATCCTACAAGGTTATCAATACGTTGCGGCAAACCCAGATGAAGTATGTCCAGCAAACTGGACCCCAGGAGAGAAAACAATGTTAGAGGACCCCAAAGGTAGTAAGGAATATTTTTCTGCTCTATAG
- the ftsH gene encoding ATP-dependent zinc metalloprotease FtsH translates to MFRSKFSYSDSKSSYSDLLEDIETGKIESIFFYPRQREIDVLYKNGDKFKIPILFNDQLILEKATENKVALSINNSRKEASAANSFASISLFLIFILAIILILRSTSKLASRAFGFTKNQAKFVTIDDVETRFDDVAGVPEAAEELKEVITFLKEPKKFENLGAKVPKGVLLIGPPGTGKTLLAKAIAGESGVPFLSISASEFVELFVGVGASRVRDLFSKAKEKSPCIIFIDEIDSIGRQRGSGIGGGNDEREQTLNQLLTELDGFADNSGIIVLAATNRPDILDTALLRPGRFDRKIEVMLPDLNGRKKILSVHSLSKPLSREVDLGYWASRTVGFSGADLANLMNESAIHCARDESKLISDVHIENALDKITIGLRSSLITSPNMKKIIAYNEVGRAIVSAVRNGIESVDKITILPRSGSLGGYTKICPDEDVIASGLISKKLLISKIEIALAGRAAETIVFGESEITQCSINDISYSTNIVREMVTKYGFSIIGPISMDSDNNEIFLGDGLFRRKPLIAENTSSRIDNEIIKISKISLNNSIEILKKNRVLLDKLVDMLLNLETIDNQVFKSITSKLLKI, encoded by the coding sequence GTGTTTAGATCAAAATTCTCATATTCAGATTCTAAATCAAGTTATTCGGATCTTCTAGAAGATATTGAGACAGGGAAAATAGAATCAATATTTTTCTATCCTAGGCAGAGAGAAATTGATGTTCTGTACAAAAATGGTGATAAATTTAAAATACCTATCCTTTTCAATGATCAATTAATTCTTGAAAAGGCTACTGAAAATAAGGTAGCTCTCTCTATTAATAACAGTAGAAAAGAAGCCTCAGCTGCTAATTCATTTGCTTCAATAAGTCTTTTCCTGATTTTCATATTAGCTATAATCTTAATCTTGAGGAGTACATCAAAATTGGCTTCTAGAGCTTTTGGTTTTACTAAAAATCAAGCTAAATTTGTAACCATTGATGATGTAGAAACTAGATTCGATGATGTAGCTGGTGTCCCTGAAGCCGCTGAGGAATTAAAAGAGGTAATAACATTTTTGAAAGAACCAAAGAAATTTGAAAATCTTGGAGCAAAAGTTCCTAAGGGAGTTCTTCTAATTGGGCCACCAGGAACAGGTAAAACATTATTGGCTAAAGCAATTGCTGGGGAATCAGGAGTGCCTTTTCTCTCAATATCGGCTTCAGAGTTTGTAGAACTTTTTGTTGGTGTTGGTGCAAGCCGAGTTCGGGATCTATTTTCTAAGGCTAAGGAAAAATCGCCTTGTATAATTTTCATCGATGAAATTGATTCTATTGGTAGGCAAAGAGGCTCTGGGATCGGAGGTGGAAATGATGAAAGAGAACAAACCCTTAATCAGCTTCTTACAGAATTAGATGGTTTTGCTGATAATTCCGGGATTATTGTTTTAGCTGCAACAAATAGACCAGATATTTTGGATACAGCATTATTAAGGCCAGGAAGATTTGATAGAAAAATAGAAGTAATGCTTCCAGATTTAAATGGAAGAAAAAAAATTCTTTCTGTTCACTCACTCTCAAAACCACTTTCACGCGAAGTTGACTTAGGATATTGGGCTTCTAGAACTGTTGGATTTTCAGGGGCCGATCTTGCAAATTTGATGAACGAGAGTGCTATTCACTGTGCAAGAGATGAATCTAAATTAATCAGTGATGTTCATATAGAAAATGCTCTTGATAAAATTACCATTGGCCTAAGAAGCTCATTAATAACTTCTCCAAATATGAAGAAAATTATTGCTTATAACGAAGTTGGTAGAGCTATCGTATCTGCCGTGAGAAATGGAATTGAATCAGTTGATAAAATTACAATTTTACCTAGATCTGGATCTCTAGGAGGATATACAAAAATATGCCCTGACGAAGATGTAATTGCTAGTGGATTGATTTCAAAAAAATTATTAATTTCAAAAATTGAAATTGCTCTAGCTGGAAGGGCAGCCGAAACGATAGTTTTTGGAGAAAGTGAAATTACGCAATGTTCCATAAATGATATTTCCTATTCGACGAACATCGTAAGAGAAATGGTTACAAAATATGGTTTTTCAATTATTGGTCCGATTTCAATGGACTCTGATAATAATGAAATTTTTTTGGGAGATGGATTATTTAGAAGAAAGCCTCTCATAGCTGAAAACACTAGTTCTAGAATAGATAATGAAATCATAAAGATTTCTAAGATTTCATTAAATAATTCAATAGAAATATTGAAAAAAAATAGAGTTTTACTTGATAAATTAGTTGATATGCTTTTAAACCTAGAAACTATAGATAATCAAGTTTTTAAATCAATAACATCTAAATTGTTGAAAATTTGA
- a CDS encoding 50S ribosomal protein L32, whose product MAVPKKKKSKSKRNQRHAVWKGKAAIAAQKALSLGKSVLTGKAQGFVYPIDEEEEEE is encoded by the coding sequence ATGGCTGTACCAAAGAAGAAAAAATCAAAGAGCAAAAGGAACCAAAGGCATGCTGTCTGGAAAGGGAAAGCAGCAATAGCAGCTCAAAAGGCTTTATCTTTAGGTAAATCAGTTTTAACTGGTAAAGCTCAAGGTTTTGTTTATCCTATTGATGAAGAAGAAGAAGAAGAATAG
- a CDS encoding DUF565 domain-containing protein, with protein sequence MQKTNYSRITYQLNKLFFGFLSDTWRSKSISLISVLTGYFLFANFLTKFISEGKNELIMVPIIIVLIEIIIRIKPSASSKFYYLWSVVDKLRIGAIYAIILEAFKLGS encoded by the coding sequence ATGCAAAAAACTAATTACTCAAGAATTACCTACCAATTAAATAAGTTATTTTTTGGTTTTCTAAGTGATACTTGGAGGTCAAAATCTATTAGTCTGATTTCTGTTTTGACAGGTTATTTCTTGTTCGCAAATTTTCTCACAAAATTCATATCTGAAGGTAAAAACGAGTTAATTATGGTACCAATAATTATTGTTCTTATTGAAATTATTATAAGAATTAAACCTTCTGCAAGTTCAAAATTTTATTATCTATGGTCCGTAGTTGATAAATTAAGAATTGGGGCAATTTATGCCATTATCCTTGAGGCATTTAAATTGGGATCTTAA
- a CDS encoding HAD-IA family hydrolase has protein sequence MTSLEGVYWDLDGTIANTELEAHLPAFNNAFRDLGINWHWDSNKYIELLRINGGKNRIAYYSESNNDYFSKDLIIKIHEKKQYHYLEIIKENSVKFKTGVFRLINELHRKKVRQFIVTSSSRKQVDLLLEYLFNDFNPFEFIISSEDVKLKKPNPLPYLKAIKLSGIEEKNSIVFEDSNPGLKSSLAANLPTIFVPSNIPIVLEEDIKLDCILDSLGDENNMANVIKGPKLKKSYVDHNFLSDYLMTVSDAKN, from the coding sequence CTCATTTGCCCGCTTTTAATAATGCCTTTAGGGATCTTGGGATTAATTGGCATTGGGATTCAAATAAATACATAGAGCTTTTAAGAATAAATGGCGGCAAAAATAGGATTGCTTACTACTCTGAATCAAATAATGATTACTTTTCTAAAGATTTAATTATCAAAATTCATGAAAAAAAACAGTACCATTACCTAGAAATAATAAAAGAAAATTCCGTTAAATTTAAAACTGGAGTTTTTAGATTAATAAACGAATTACATAGAAAAAAAGTAAGACAATTTATAGTTACTTCAAGTTCAAGAAAGCAAGTTGATTTACTTCTTGAATACCTATTTAATGACTTCAATCCCTTTGAGTTCATTATTTCAAGTGAGGACGTTAAATTAAAGAAACCTAATCCATTACCTTATTTAAAGGCAATTAAATTAAGTGGTATAGAAGAAAAAAACTCAATAGTTTTTGAAGACTCTAATCCAGGATTGAAATCTTCCTTAGCAGCTAACTTACCGACAATTTTTGTTCCTTCAAATATCCCAATTGTTCTTGAGGAAGATATTAAATTAGATTGTATTTTAGACAGTCTTGGTGATGAGAATAATATGGCAAACGTTATTAAAGGCCCTAAACTAAAAAAATCATATGTTGACCATAACTTCCTAAGTGATTATTTAATGACTGTTAGTGATGCAAAAAACTAA